One part of the Arachidicoccus terrestris genome encodes these proteins:
- a CDS encoding RagB/SusD family nutrient uptake outer membrane protein — protein MQYKYWIKYTLFGTLALMLGVYSSCTKLDEKVYDRIKGEDFPSNKNDVIRSFLRPFEHAYWSIQGGSTFMLQENSSDELMTPNRQGDWFDGAQYQRVHYHTWTPNDGYTSDAWNAFYQGIALATNSLEVLNKVDPVAMGMEEKDLKDLKAELHTLRAWFHLRAFDFYRNIIIVDSIGDNTGPMTQSTPKETFNFIEKELLNAIPDLPTVEDLGINNAIGRWTKAGAAALLVRLYLNAKVYIGEDKYSECAKVCQDILDGKYGHYELETRWDAPFDYTNTTSPETIYGFPGSLNQTHWQYDGGMYFWCVTYQAPRYFGFSDFGDANPKFALQPGRDVDSVEYSFKLGKPFVKFQKYKDDYRLKVYKNLGGSKREGMFLYGYLPYINSDGDQDTVRGNKGPYPLFIRDQVGMFLDAKPGTKIADKESDMNHADHNSGVFAVKYPFYPDGDDHRITSAYAEIRLAEIYYSLAECKYRAGDKAGAAVLLNAVRKRNYPEGSNSLYKTDGSQLTDQEMLDEWGREFLVEGRRRTDMIRWGVFNSGTWWDKKPDADDHTEIFPIGINVLNASGSSLKQNPGY, from the coding sequence GTTGTACCAAATTGGATGAAAAGGTCTATGACCGAATTAAAGGAGAGGATTTTCCCAGCAATAAAAATGACGTGATCCGCAGCTTTTTACGCCCATTTGAGCATGCTTACTGGAGTATTCAGGGCGGTAGCACGTTTATGTTACAGGAAAATAGCTCTGATGAGCTAATGACGCCTAACAGACAAGGAGACTGGTTTGATGGTGCACAATATCAAAGGGTTCATTATCATACCTGGACACCAAATGATGGGTATACCAGCGACGCCTGGAATGCCTTCTACCAAGGTATCGCGCTTGCGACCAATTCTCTTGAAGTATTAAATAAAGTGGATCCGGTAGCAATGGGTATGGAGGAAAAGGATTTGAAAGACCTTAAAGCTGAGCTGCATACTTTACGGGCATGGTTTCATCTTCGGGCATTTGATTTTTACAGAAATATCATCATCGTAGATTCAATTGGTGACAACACAGGACCTATGACGCAATCTACACCTAAAGAAACTTTTAATTTTATAGAAAAGGAGCTACTGAATGCGATTCCCGATTTACCAACTGTAGAAGACTTGGGTATTAACAACGCGATTGGCAGGTGGACGAAAGCGGGAGCCGCGGCACTGTTGGTACGATTGTATTTGAATGCGAAGGTTTACATCGGTGAAGATAAGTATAGTGAATGTGCTAAAGTCTGCCAGGATATTTTAGATGGAAAATATGGGCATTATGAACTGGAAACGAGATGGGATGCACCTTTTGACTACACAAATACCACTTCGCCGGAGACAATTTATGGTTTTCCCGGCAGCTTAAATCAGACGCACTGGCAGTATGATGGGGGTATGTATTTTTGGTGTGTTACTTACCAGGCTCCCAGATATTTTGGATTTTCGGATTTTGGTGATGCGAATCCCAAGTTTGCCTTACAACCAGGTAGAGATGTTGATAGTGTCGAGTATTCATTTAAGTTAGGCAAACCTTTTGTGAAGTTTCAGAAATACAAGGATGACTACCGGCTGAAGGTCTATAAGAATTTAGGAGGTAGCAAGAGAGAAGGTATGTTCTTATATGGTTATTTACCATATATTAATAGTGATGGTGACCAGGATACCGTCCGAGGTAATAAAGGTCCCTATCCTTTGTTCATCAGGGACCAGGTAGGAATGTTTCTGGATGCAAAACCTGGAACAAAGATTGCCGATAAAGAATCTGACATGAATCATGCTGATCATAATTCCGGCGTATTCGCTGTTAAGTATCCTTTCTATCCAGACGGTGATGATCATAGAATTACATCTGCATATGCGGAGATCAGGTTAGCAGAAATCTACTACTCACTGGCTGAGTGCAAATACCGGGCTGGCGATAAGGCCGGAGCCGCTGTCTTATTAAATGCCGTTAGAAAGCGCAATTATCCTGAAGGCTCCAATAGTCTTTATAAAACGGATGGCAGCCAATTGACCGACCAGGAAATGCTGGATGAATGGGGACGTGAGTTTCTGGTTGAAGGCAGAAGAAGGACCGATATGATTCGCTGGGGTGTTTTTAATTCAGGAACATGGTGGGATAAAAAGCCTGATGCAGACGATCATACGGAAATTTTCCCCATCGGCATTAATGTCCTGAACGCTTCCGGATCATCACTAAAACAAAACCCAGGCTACTAA
- a CDS encoding dodecin family protein, whose protein sequence is MAVLKVIEVMASSPIGWEDAAAQAVAEASKTLKGIRSVYVKEQSAVVTDNKISEYRVNLKISFTVEN, encoded by the coding sequence ATGGCAGTATTAAAAGTTATTGAAGTGATGGCTAGTTCACCTATTGGTTGGGAAGATGCCGCAGCTCAGGCAGTTGCGGAAGCCTCCAAAACACTAAAAGGTATCCGTTCCGTTTATGTGAAAGAGCAAAGTGCTGTTGTAACGGATAATAAGATTTCAGAATACAGGGTGAATCTGAAGATCTCATTTACGGTAGAGAACTAA